A window from Lagopus muta isolate bLagMut1 chromosome 5, bLagMut1 primary, whole genome shotgun sequence encodes these proteins:
- the LOC125693498 gene encoding inositol 1,4,5-trisphosphate receptor-interacting protein: MPVGIFRVCLVVITAIVNHPLLFPKENGTILENTEEIIQKMKEREEILRLEKLRLEREIEGQEAAQKVLEKAAKVVEDVKEEKVQWDMWTALSMVIFLLIELWRQDFQEGNWQDTGADEDDMAVLGKAFKGVAFPDKAILASFYEKRILGTTGDMARMREMVEGFADDLLEALRSVCNRDADMEVEDCMGVGSMYENWRVRKPFVCDLIVPFAPPEPYCFRSQIWCSGDSFPPDEQGYGTIKVCRADEDEIGCICDKTKLGEDMLCLLHSQGNATRLSSEMEDLLCFKNTQYLDADQVMKWFQIAVTKAWNKISHKYEFDLSFSLLDSPGALKIKFKSGKSVAFNLTPVVQYENSDVYFISHFPRNCLAADLPSSTHWFLTFAVYERRFIQMISKMLPANACHVSCLQILSFLHGKQCSLTGPSGLTNYHLKTVLLHLLHTRPNQDWAPEKLEARLQDMLKFLEKCLQEKKLYHFFIGNGKVPAELGFPIIFQRAEPLNLFRPFVLHRDVYRKTVDTFHEMLRNTSALISEYMVHIPHVHTNGIQKESV; the protein is encoded by the coding sequence ATGCCTGTGGGAATCTTCCGAGTGTGCCTAGTGGTAATTACAGCTATTGTCAACCACCCACTCCTCTTCCCTAAAGAGAATGGCACTATCCTCGAAAATACAGAGGAAATCATCCAGAAGATGAAGGAGCGGGAAGAGATCCTTCGGCTAGAGAAGTTGCGCTTGGAACGGGAAATTGAAGGTCAGGAAGCTGCACAGAAGGTtctggaaaaagcagcaaaagtaGTGGAGGATGTCAAAGAGGAAAAGGTCCAATGGGATATGTGGACTGCTCTTTCCATGGTCATTTTCCTATTGATCGAGCTCTGGAGGCAGGATTTCCAGGAGGGGAATTGGCAGGACACGGGAGCAGACGAGGATGACATGGCTGTCCTGGGGAAAGCATTTAAAGGGGTGGCCTTCCCTGACAAGGCCATCTTAGCCAGCTTCTATGAGAAGCGTATCCTGGGTACCACTGGAGACATGGCCAGGATGCGGGAGATGGTGGAAGGCTTCGcagatgacctgctggaggccTTGAGGAGTGTTTGTAACCGGGATGCTGACATGGAAGTGGAGGACTGCATGGGTGTGGGGAGCATGTATGAGAATTGGAGAGTGCGTAAACCTTTTGTCTGCGATCTGATAGTGCCTTTTGCACCCCCAGAGCCATATTGTTTCCGATCTCAGATATGGTGCTCTGGCGATTCTTTTCCCCCAGATGAACAAGGATATGGCACTATTAAGGTATGCAGGGCAGATGAGGATGAGATAGGTTGCATCTGTGACAAGACTAAACTGGGAGAAGATATGCTGTGCCTCCTCCATAGCCAAGGTAATGCTACCAGACTCAGCAGTGAAATGGAAGACCTCCTGTGCTTCAAAAATACACAATATCTTGATGCTGACCAAGTCATGAAGTGGTTCCAGATTGCAGTCACCAAGGCCTGGAACAAAATTTCACACAAGTATGAATTTGACCTGTCTTTTAGCCTCTTGGACTCCCCAGGAGCCCTGAAGATAAAATTTAAATCGGGGAAATCAGTTGCCTTCAACCTCACCCCTGTGGTGCAGTACGAGAACTCTGATGTTTACTTCATCTCTCATTTCCCTCGGAACTGCCTGGCAGCAGACCTCCCCTCCAGCACTCACTGGTTTCTCACCTTTGCAGTGTATGAGAGGAGGTTCATCCAGATGATCTCCAAAATGCTGCCTGCCAATGCCTGCCATGTCAGCTGCCTTCAgatcctctccttcctccacGGGAAGCAGTGCAGCCTCACAGGTCCAAGTGGGCTCACCAACTACCATCTGAAGACAGTGTTGCTGCATCTGCTGCACACACGTCCAAATCAAGACTGGGCCCCAGAGAAGTTGGAGGCCCGTCTACAGGACATGCTGAAATTCCTGGAGAAATGTCTGCAGGAGAAGAAGCTCTACCACTTCTTCATTGGCAATGGGAAGGtaccagcagagctgggcttcCCCATCATATTCCAGAGGGCTGAGCCCCTCAACCTTTTCCGTCCCTTTGTTCTACACAGGGATGTTTACAGAAAGACAGTTGACACATTCCATGAGATGCTCAGGAACACATCTGCACTGATAAGTGAGTACATGGTGCACATTCCCCATGTCCACACCAATGGGATCCAAAAGGAATCTGTTTAA